gggctacccTTGAAGGGAAAACTTAAATGACTGGGAAAAGAGTCGCATGGCCTGCTGGGGAAGAATGCCAGTCGGCTGTATGTGGGTCAGAGTTGTCTTTTAAGTCCCTGTAGCCTCCACACCCTCATGGTCTACTGTAGAGGGGCTGAGGTAAGCAGAGGGTCACACAGTCAACGCCTCCAGACCTTTGAACTCTGCTGGCTGCTCTGTCAGGGAAAACATGAAGCAcggcttttgtttttcttagtaaTGCTCCCCATGAAAACTCAAACTGATCAATAGTGCTTCAGTAGTACTCCGTCCGGAGGGATCAGCTTGAGACCAGGAAAACCCATTGAAGTGGATTAGACCAGAGATGGAACGCATACAGTTATTTgacatttgtcattttaatcAACAAAAGCATGAAAACATATTAAGTGACTAAAGGCCATTGATTTTGAATAGTAAAttatattagtgtttttttagCCTATagagagctaaaaaaaaaaacacacagcatatCATATGATTCATCCTCACTGCATCATCCGACCCCTCAGCTCTCACACGCAGTAGGCACACTTGAACCCCCCTTAACTCAATTGTAGTTTGCAGTgaataaagaaaacagaattggTTTAAAAATGTGCctaaaaataaacattcaaaagaaggaaggaatttAACAGAATTCTAAATCCACAGCTAAAATTACACTAAATCAGAATAATATTGAATTGAATCCTGATTGTTTAATAATGTTATATTGATTATTGAAGGCTGGCGTCTTCTTTCGTTTAACATCAGTGACCATATTGGAAAACAAGTCCATAACTTTAGAAAGTTATCTCTAATGATTTACTACACgtgttattttaaaaatgatcaaattcattgAATTGAAGCAGATCGGCCCACGGCAGCGGCTCTGCCTCTGACCTGTTTACTTGGCAGTGAGTGGCTGCTTATCTCCCCCTGGTAATCTGTTTCATCAACATCCAATGTGCCAATCCAACAAACAGCTGAGCTACACTCTAAATTATTGTGGGAAACAGCAATGTCACAGCTATTGAATATTTAATACACctggggcctcatgtataaaccATGGGTGTGTATGCACAAAAAAAGATGCATACACATTTTTCCATGCCAAGTTAGGGATATACAAAAACAACTTGATGTAAGAATGTTTACCGCAGTTTATGTCAGCGTTAAAAATGCCTCATTCTCAAGAACTGTAAGAAGTTACAACTAAGCTACTTTACCATAATGAATTAAGCCCATTTGCACCAACAAACAAAGTGTTTTTAGAGGTCAGCTGATTTTCTGGCAACGGATGATGGATGAATAATGTGTGCAAGTTTCATTTATTACTCTCACCATCATTTGACAAACTTTCTCTATTCATCATGTGAAATGCTTCCAAATAATATCCTCTTTATTCTGGAGTCAACCTAATCCACAATGATCAACATCAAagattccttttttattttcttggcaACACCGAATAAGTTGAATCACGAGAAATCAATGTAAAACTGTCAAATATGATTACTGTCTCCTTCCATTTATTGCTCATTGTGGGAGCTGGTGTGGTGATATTAAGCTTGTTCGCATGCGCATCaacctgctgctgtttctgatTTATACACAGAAACTGTACTGAGCGTATATGAATCTAAGAGTAAATATGCTATTTTTTATGTGCTTAACTTTTTATGGTGAATCCATTAGGCCTTGGTGTCAGTGGAACAGATCTCTGCCATGGCCATCTAGTCAAATCTAGGGCAAATCTCCATTGGAACAAGGAAGGACTGTAGGACCCAGTGGTGCACAATGAGCTGTGATGTTagggtggaaaaagagaggagagggacggGGTGGGAAGGGAAGAGAACCGGAGGGGTGAAGGATCAGGTTACAGTGTACACTCCGCCCAGACGCCATGTCGCCCAAACAGAGGAACACCAGCCTCCCTCACTGACTACATTCAGCAGACAAGGGCAGGTCTATTATACTGTAGTGCTGATGCACTGTCTTATAACACTGCATTCCATTACGCTCCACATCTTATATAACACTTTTCCCAGACTTTCATTTATTGGATTTGAGGGGATTTTCATACCACGAATGTTTTACTATATTGCATCAATTCATTAATTGACTGTGTGTAATGCTATTGATTGGCCTTTGTCCTGTTTCTCCATTGATGAGACTGAAATAACAGGTCAGGAGGACACTAGTTTCCATTTCATACACCATATGAACTTCTTTTGTATATGATGAAATAGATTGAGCGTATGTGCGAAGTGCCTGGAAAGTCATTATTTCTCCTATTTGCTAGTCAGACATTGCCAGTGACAACGCTTTACAGCTTCATTTCCTGAAGTAAACTGAGATGTTAAGACAAAAATACCCAAGAGAAGAGCTGTATTTAGAAgagaagtgtttgtgtgtgcatttgtgcgtgtgcgtgtgtgtgtgtgtgtgtgtgtgtgtggtaaagaCAAGCCTGGAACAAATTGTTTTTGGCCCTGGGgcgctgtctgctgtctgttgaaAACAACGCCGGCGAACAGCATTACTGTACAACAATCTCCACTAGCAGACAATGACAGGAGGGTGGAGGCAGACAAAGTTTTCTGTGACACTACAGATCACATTGAAAAGACCCAATTGATTGTGAGAAGGAGTGCATGTTCATGTTTACACCTGCAGCCACGCAGCCTGAGGAAGTGTTGGTAGGAGTGGTATGTATGTGGTAGGAGCAGATTCCTCTCTGTGCCCTGTAGTCACCTCGTCTATCACTGAAcacatgtcttgttgttttttttggtttatatTCTTGTTTATCCTTGAAGGTATGGCAAGATTGTGTCTACCAAGGCCATCTTGGATAAAACCACCAACAAGTGCAAAGGTGAGTTGCGTGGGTTTCTTTgttcatgcattttcatcatttcacaCTTATCTATCTTTGCTGTGAGCATGTTTTGCATCCATTTTTTAAAACAGAGTTGACATGATTTCTGATGAAAATTTACGGACAGTCATTTTAATATTTGTCTCTTCACCCAATTGTATTGTAGGGTATGGCTTTGTGGACTTTGacagtccagcagcagcacagaagGCAGTTACAGCCCTGAAGTCCAGTGGGGTCCAGGCTCAGATGGCCAAAGTGAGTTAACCAACTCCTTCTCAACACTATTATACAATGCAGCGCAGTCACTGGCCTTATTAAGCCCATTTGTTATTACCTCTTCTTTTATTACCCAATCTCCCAGgggtcattaaagtttcatcttgtctCTTCATCTGATTGTCCGTCATCAGGATTGTAAATTAAACCTGTCCAGTTCACCTGTGACTTGCCTTATAACCCAGTCTAACATGTCTTGACTTTCCCTGAAATTTCCAAAGAGCCATCTGCTACTGCTGCTCATTCCCactcatacacagacacacactctcacattctGTATCATGTTAAAGGTAAACTGTTATATTCTGTGGCCTGATTGGCAGTAAGTGTCCTGTTGGCAAGAGTGCAAGACAAACTCTGGTTTATGGGGAGGTGTGTTTACTGTCGTTTGGCTGTCAGCTTGCTGGCATAGAGGCTGGCTAAATAAGTTGGAGACCGAAACTTCCTATTAGTTGTGATAGAGGATGTCTTCACTAGAGTCTGTTCTAATGACGGGCAGCTGTGAAGGATAAACTCTAGTCTGAATATTGCTTTTCAGAAAAACTGacttctcattttgtttttaacaatTCCCTCTGCCCCATTTATCCTTTACCGCCTTCCCTTTACTCCATTTAcccatttttttcttctatttccTCATtgtcctcttcacctcctttactctccttttccctcccgCGCTGTTctctgtgcttgtgtatgttGCTAACCTGCTCCTGTTGTGGCGCTTGTAGTGAGCTCTTTGTCCGAGTGTCTGCAGTCAAAGCCACTCTTGTCGGCCCATTAAGCTGATCCCTCTGTGGCTCTCAGGCTCCCCATTGAGGGAACCCAGGGGAGGGTGCCACTACACCCACCGTCAATGGGACAGGCACAATGGGCTGGCATTGTCCATCGTCTGGGCCTAGGCCTGGGGCTGACACCAGCACTTAATACACTCCACCCCAGTGtccctgccccctccctctgttctgCACCCAAACAGACCCACTGCAATGTAACACCAGGGTCTCCCTCAGCCCAACCCTAGAAAACTGTAACAGATCCACTGTGCCAGCTGACCTTCACCAGTCCAGTGCAACTAAACACTGGGTCGAAGTTCACTGCACCTCCTGCGTACAGTGCCACCCAACCCTGTGTATCCCAACACCCTACAAGTGCAACTGAACACCAAAACTTGACTCACCCAGACAGCATGTGCTCAGTCAGAGGTGTTGATAGCCACTATAAAAACCTAAATATACACAGTTGGTTCTGAGTCACTGGGTTACTTCGGGTCAGAACCAACATGCAATTGAACATCAGTCTGAAATCAGTGTTTGATATCAAATATGACAGCACAGTTTCACCAGTGTTCTTCTTGAACGATAAAATAATCACATTTGCAGCTTCACTGTGGCTGGTTTAGAGTGTTGTTCTCCACGAGAACGGGCCACACCTGCTGCAGACTGTCCTCAGTGTAAGCTCAGGTCCCAAATGGGCCACAACAGCCTCCAGGCTGCACCACAACAGGCCCAGAGGAGCTGTGTGTGGAGGGGCAGGGGAACAATGGCAGGGTTAAAAATAGAGCCCTCCTTACTTCCCAGCACCTCCCTGTTCAAACTCAGACGTCAGGCTCACATGCACTGCTTGACACACAAGCAGGCAAATacgtcaaacacacacacagacacacctcgACAGACTGGCTCATCTGGGGCCTGGTACAAACACCGCTGCGTCGCCTCAGATACATTGAGCGTGACTCCAGGATTGTGTGTGTCACTGATAGAGGGGAAAGTAGGGAGGGGTGAGCAGAGCTTCCATTCATGTGTGCTTGGGTTGGGTCCAGCAGCTATTTGCATATCCACACAGGTTGAATGTTGGACTGAATGTGGAGTAGGACAATTTGTATTAGCTGAGGTAAATAAAAGCGAGAATGAAAAGGgagggagtttttttttgtttgttcttttatcATAGCGCCTTGAGCACCATTATCTGGCCTATGACCTCTCTCAGTGTGCCACTGCGCTACATAATGGGGAAGTGTTGCCTCACCCAATCCCAGAAAATAGGTTATCTCCTAGCCAGGTGGCTCTTTGTTAAGAGGGGAGGCCAATCATGTAGACAGTAAATCCTCATTCAGGATAGGTGTTGACACACTTGAATACCATAAATACATTCATGAATTCCTCATTGTCAGATCAGCAATGTCACAGGAGGTCTATGCCACACATGTCAGGTCTGACTGAACTCTGTCCAAACTGAAGTTTCAGTAGGCATCCGACTACTTGTGTCCTCTGCTGTTCGATGCCGGCATCAGGCTGACTCTGGTTCAAAGGAATTACTGGTTGATTTGTTTCACTTTTGCTGGACAGTTTCCACCATGCATGGTAGAAAAACTTTGCGTGGGGTTTGCATAGTTATCTAATATTAGTGAGATTAAGGAAGAGGGGACGAAATGGAAAATGATAGAGATAGAACAGCAATTCTGATGAAAGAAGAGCTTTGTTAGGAGAGCCTTTTTTTCAAATTCTTTTCTGTGATCCTCCTTCATTACTCAAGACTCCCACTACTTCCTATCCTGTCATTCCCCTCCTTCTGCACAAAATACACGCGTATTTTGCCTTCTCGATTCTCCCaacctccattcctccctctgctgtctcctcatccctccctctctgttttcccttcccctcttttGGCCCAGCCTCTATTCTCCTGGTTGCCAGGCTCCTGTTGCTGTGTGAACTCTTAACTTCATGCCTGGcttcctgtctgtttctgcacagtcacacaagGTTTCACTTTCAAGTCAGTGATCAGAATAGTCTCACAATCCTCTTTTATGTGCTTGCAACTCTATTTCCCTTAATTGATCTACATTTCTATAGAATgtttaacttaatctttttggacaaatgcatatttgtgtgcatTTAAAAAAACCCAGACAGCCTCAAGTAAAGTCTTGACGCtgtcaaaatgtacaaaatggtTGAGAAAttatatttagtgacaatcttCCAAAACAGTGAGTCCCACAGCTCTTCATCCATGCTTGAATACGGTCAGTGTGTGAACTGACATTCATGTCCACTCCCTGCACAGCAACAGGAGCAGGACCCCACCAACCTCTATATCTCCAACCTGCCAGTGTCCATGGATGAGCAAGAGCTGGAGAGCATGCTCAAGTCCTTTGGCCAGGTCATCTCCACACGCATCCTCCGTGATGCCAATGGGACCAGCCGCGGTGTGGGATTTGCCAGGTCAGACTATAGCGTACTGACACATTATAGCACGCCATGATGAATATAGTGTGTGCCATAGTTAAAAACTAGTTTTGAGTACAGTTCTGGCAGATTCAAACCTTGAAATGTAAACAGCATTCCACATGTGGGAGTAAATTTGACTTTGACTGCATTTCAGAATGGAGTCCACAGAAAAGTGCGAGGCCATTATTCAGCATTTCAATGGCAAATTCATCAAGACTCCACCCGGAGTGCCTGGTGcgtagaagggattttttttttgtattatggGAATctgatattgtttttattggtgCCAGAGCTCAAGGTTTTTCTTATCCTCTGTGACCATGGAATTCACTCTCTTATTTGATCTGTTGCTTTCATAGTGCCCACAGAGCCCTTATTATGTAAGTTTGCAGACGGAGgtcagaagaagaggcagaacCAGGGGAAGTACCTCCAGAATGGCAGGCCTTGGgccagagacggagagacggtAAGATGGGTGACTAAACTCATGAATCTTAAACTGTATTTGCTGTTTTCCTAGCTTACATTTCTTGAGTTTGCGGGAAAACTAAAGTGAGAATGCACTAAAAGAAGAAAACTTCCTGATTTTGAATTTGTTCAGTCTCAGTCTAGGCTAGCCAGCTGCTTTAGTACAGACTCCACCGGTGATTGCATTACCTCACTGGTTCTGAATCCTGTGTATTGTTTTCCCAGGGAGGAATGACGCTTGCGTATGACCCCACAGCCTTACAGAATGGGTGAGTGGTATGCATCGactgacagaaaacagagtCCCAACCCTCCTGCAAAATGAGCATAGTACTCAAACAGTGGTGAAGCGCTGCCCTCTGGTGGGCATTGAAGGGACAGAGAAATGCTATTTATGCACTTGGACACAACAGGAGATTGCTGATGACATGCTCTGACCATCCATCACCATATTGTCTTGACtttttgttctgtctgttctgcagtTTCTACTCCTCACCCTACAGTCTGGCTCCAAATCGAATGATCGCCCAGACTTCCCTCTCACCCTACATGCATTCTCCTGTCTCATCCTACCAGGTGGGGAAATCATTCAAATAGTGAAATGCTTCAGTAGTCAGGGTACGATTTCATTATTAAGccagacagttttttttttaatctgcctGAATTTCAAGGATTTAATGTTGCTTTCATAGTGCAGAGTCCTCATTATGTAAGTTAGCAGACAGTCAGAACGGCCCCGAGCCGTGCCGAAGGTATTTCCCCAGgttctgcttcctcctctgATCTCCGTCTGCAAACTTACATAATAAGCACTCTGAGAGGATTATGAAGGCAGTAGATCAAATCAAAgagatcaaatcaaataaaagagtGAATTTCATGGTGTGTTCCCCCGGTCTCCAGGTACACAGCCCGTCCTGGATGCACCATCAGTCGTACCTCATGCAGCCAGCTGTGAGTACCTTCTCCTCTTCTGATACTTCACATTTTTTCCTGTGTATCACCCTCTGTTAATTTCATTCCCCTCTTGTGAGTGATATGTATAGTTCACTGTCTACAGTGTAGGTGTTGGACTGTTTCCATCCACCGTATATGAAGTCCTGTTGcccttttacttttactataCTTTTGAGAATCTTAAAGTCTTAAGTCTCTTTAAGAAAATATGTCTCTATACCAGTGTGACTAAGACACATTCATGTGCATTTGGCTTACATTTGACGTATTCAAgtacatttgtttacatttgaatttgtgattaaagtgattctgattcagattctgtaatttgtgcgtgtgtggtgtgtgtgtgtgtttttatgcacCCACAGGGCACAGTCCTGACCCCAACAATGGATCATGCCATGTCCATCCAGCCCACGTCCATGATGGGACCTCTCGCCCAGCAGCTCAGCCACCTGTCACTGGGCAGCACGGGCACAGTCAGtaccaatcacacacacacacacacacacacacacacacaccatacataaGTCACCCCCAACAGGATTATGAAATGTTACACACATAGGTTGCATAGGTCCACCCTGCTAAGATAGAAATGTGTCCCTATATTGTCAAGATCAATAGCCATGTCAAATATAATGCACAGTTTGCATTTTCTGCTCTGCCTTTTCTACAGTATATGCCGGCCAACACAACTATGCAGGGGACCTACATCCCCCAGTACACCCCAGTGCCTCCCTCCAGTGTCCCAGTAGAGGTACGAAGCTAGCCAAGGCTACAACACCTTACAACTGTCTTATTCCAGTGAAGTAGACGACCAGTAATTAGTTCCTTTATAGTTAAAGGAAAATAACTCTTGTAGTGTGGCCTAGATGAATGTGCAATTTGCATCGGCATTATTTTTAGTTAACAGATTCCTCCAGCTGACCACTGTTCTAAATGAATGCTCTACCAAGGTTGGAGCGTATCATATCATTCACACACAGGCGTGTAATGTTTTTGATttgatggggaggagggggggggggtctttttCGCTgcatatttaattaaaaaactgACACCTTGTCATGAATTATCAAAGAGAGTGTCCTTTGCGTAATCAGTCATGTTTTTCAGGAGAATGGAGGTCAGCAGCAACAGGTTGCCATGGAGACTCCTGCAGAACACACAAACTACTCGTACCAACACACCAAGTGAAGCTAAGGTAGGATAGTGAAAGTTTGTCCTGTCCTGTATGTTACACAGATATAGCATGTTTTCTTGAGTTTTGATACACTGTCATTTCTGCCACAGCATAGCACACAGTGCATATCCCTGATATAGAAGCATGTTTTGTAGGTCATGCTATGGACAAAGCAGGTTTTATGTAGCTACCCCTCAAACTACACCAATTTGCAAGATCAGGGATGAGTCTGAATGAATGTTTGCCAAAGATTATCTTGTAGTGGAAGAGGTTTAACAATTCTTGCTTCTTGTGTTTCCTGATTTAGCTGCAGGCTTATTAGTGCTTTCAAAAACATTGTCCCCATGCAATAAAATCGGGGGGATTTTGACCTAACTTGGGGCGATGGTGCATCTTTGCACTGTGTTCCAGCGTTgaaacattacactgattggcctaatgggcgTGTTGTAactaaaggtcaaaatttctatCTTTGAAAGGCCCAGACTCCTCGTCCTAAGTCTGATTGACATGAGACTTATAACACAAATCCATCTAACCTTacaaatgacactgattggcctaatggggccgttataattaaaggtcaattttttttaactaaaatgtgatatctcaggCACGACtgacgaaacttggagggatgatgtatTTTGGCACTGCGTTCTGGTGCTTAAAAAAAcgtacactgattggcctgattgAGACACTGTGATTAAAGGTCAACACTTCAAAAACTTGGAGGGGTGATTCATCTTTTTGTTGATTGGCCCAAGGGATGCCCGCATCATTGTCGGGAAACAACATGTTTACTTGAGTGAGCTTATGAGTCAAGCCTCCCACGGCTACTTTAGTGTAAAAGAGTCAGCAGCAGATTCCATGGAAGAATACCATCAGTAGCCAGTGAGGGATTCTCTTTCAAACAAGAAATTATACATGCCAAGATGCTCAAAAGTATATTTaaaatctagtctagtcttgtttatgtatatagctttttatcacagtcaagtctcaaagggctttacataccatcatataccatactacatcatacatatacatactgcatactgtatacatcatacacatcctatactaggtcatatacacattgtttactacatcatatacatactacacatcatatactacattatgtactatatcatatacatcatatacatcatattagagtcttcaattcatCTGACCTGCATATCTTTAAATGCTATTCACACTTTATAAATGATTTAGTCCAGGGCTTATCGAACTTTGTCATAGCAAGGTcttcatatatacatatagccTGTACATTTTGCTGTAAGCCCCCAGCAGAATACCTCCACTGATATAGTTTAGTAAAAGATTAGCGGTGTGTTTTGACCAGGTGACAGTGTGCCAATACTGgaggtgtgtgttttgcagctCCCAGCAGGGCGGGGCTGTGGGCACATGATGAATTGAACCAACCAGGTTCTGCTGGAAGACAACTGTGCTCCGTACCATCACCACGCACCCCAACTTGAACATGGATGACAAAAGGAAC
This DNA window, taken from Centroberyx gerrardi isolate f3 chromosome 5, fCenGer3.hap1.cur.20231027, whole genome shotgun sequence, encodes the following:
- the LOC139927331 gene encoding RNA-binding motif, single-stranded-interacting protein 2-like — its product is MLLSVPPRAGINPYNGYNSRNSKKQAYVSSGHQMAPPSPNTNSSSNSSGGGGEQLSKTNLYIRGLHPGTTDQDLVKLCQPYGKIVSTKAILDKTTNKCKGYGFVDFDSPAAAQKAVTALKSSGVQAQMAKQQEQDPTNLYISNLPVSMDEQELESMLKSFGQVISTRILRDANGTSRGVGFARMESTEKCEAIIQHFNGKFIKTPPGVPVPTEPLLCKFADGGQKKRQNQGKYLQNGRPWARDGETGGMTLAYDPTALQNGFYSSPYSLAPNRMIAQTSLSPYMHSPVSSYQVHSPSWMHHQSYLMQPAGTVLTPTMDHAMSIQPTSMMGPLAQQLSHLSLGSTGTYMPANTTMQGTYIPQYTPVPPSSVPVEENGGQQQQVAMETPAEHTNYSYQHTK